The following are from one region of the Methanospirillum hungatei genome:
- a CDS encoding chemotaxis protein CheW, which produces MEIIQDNSGSKPSGDLVPDSDLLIFLVQDVRIGIPAVMIDHVFRMVAVTPLHEAPPGIIGIINYHGEIFPVFSFRKYFSLQNKSLSPKDYLLIVQSERSLAIIADYIEGVFNLSGEIIPPEKIDPGIQGITGFYRCKDGLLVVTHPQDLISLTDQKKIQAMKEFLAI; this is translated from the coding sequence GTGGAAATAATTCAAGATAATTCAGGTTCCAAACCATCTGGAGACCTTGTGCCTGATTCAGACCTGTTGATATTTCTTGTTCAGGATGTCAGAATTGGGATTCCTGCTGTCATGATTGACCATGTTTTCCGGATGGTCGCAGTAACTCCACTCCATGAGGCTCCACCAGGAATAATTGGTATTATAAATTATCATGGTGAGATTTTTCCGGTTTTTTCTTTTAGAAAATATTTTTCGTTACAAAACAAGTCTCTTTCACCCAAAGATTATCTTCTTATCGTTCAAAGTGAGCGGTCTCTGGCCATCATTGCAGATTACATAGAGGGGGTTTTTAATTTATCTGGAGAAATTATTCCGCCCGAAAAAATAGACCCTGGAATTCAAGGTATAACCGGATTCTATCGCTGTAAAGACGGACTGCTTGTGGTTACTCATCCTCAAGATCTGATAAGTCTTACAGATCAAAAGAAAATTCAAGCAATGAAAGAATTCCTGGCAATATGA
- a CDS encoding CheR family methyltransferase produces MKDSSLNNQFVDALVHHITIGETYFFRDKNLFLYLRDYLFPDLIQKRRSEGKLFIRIWSAACSSGEEPYSLAILLNHLLSDINSWDIYILGTDINQKMLERARVGIYSRWSFRDDPILPIGQYFTPYPDNRMKINESIKKMVRFERMNLIRDTHFFHGLGPSSLDIIFCRNVLMYFSKNQSRDVVSHLIYSLRTGGFLIVSPQEIGIVSGQKIQLLHHGSVFLHVKNSPKKIVPEKTLEMTPDLNTDITQFEIEPVNLEFQEEEISDVFRSVPDYDITDGVQPSNNHSLEEKNSFNSFFDENKLQETGIIIERNSIAQNRLALKQIEAIIREYAGAREYEKALGWSERLIAQDPLHPRAYLLKAAILDEQGLYVQSLQVLRQSLYANPDYLPAHLAIAGIYSKIGKPDLAKHHYNIAVDILNMMDEDKVLEETEGISASKMKEMIHLLLKG; encoded by the coding sequence ATGAAGGATTCATCTCTGAACAATCAATTTGTTGATGCTCTTGTCCACCATATCACAATTGGGGAAACCTATTTTTTCAGAGATAAAAATCTGTTCTTGTATCTTCGGGATTATTTGTTTCCTGATCTCATTCAAAAAAGAAGATCTGAAGGAAAATTATTTATTCGGATATGGAGTGCTGCCTGTAGTAGTGGTGAAGAACCATATTCTCTTGCTATTCTTCTTAATCATCTTCTTTCTGATATCAATTCCTGGGACATTTACATCCTTGGTACTGATATTAACCAGAAGATGCTAGAGCGGGCACGAGTTGGAATATATTCCCGATGGTCATTTCGGGACGATCCAATCTTACCAATTGGACAATATTTTACTCCGTATCCTGATAACCGGATGAAAATTAATGAATCCATTAAAAAAATGGTACGATTTGAACGAATGAACCTCATCAGAGACACACATTTTTTTCACGGACTTGGCCCTTCATCACTTGACATAATTTTTTGCAGGAATGTTCTGATGTATTTTTCAAAGAATCAATCCCGTGATGTTGTTTCACATCTCATATATTCGCTTCGAACAGGAGGTTTTCTAATTGTATCCCCGCAGGAAATTGGTATTGTTTCAGGACAAAAAATACAATTATTGCACCATGGATCAGTCTTTCTTCATGTTAAAAACAGTCCGAAAAAAATTGTACCTGAAAAGACTCTCGAAATGACACCTGATTTAAATACAGATATAACCCAATTTGAAATTGAGCCCGTTAACCTAGAATTTCAGGAAGAAGAAATATCTGATGTATTTAGATCTGTTCCTGATTATGATATCACTGATGGAGTACAACCTTCCAATAATCATTCCTTGGAAGAGAAAAATTCTTTTAATAGTTTTTTTGATGAAAATAAACTTCAGGAAACTGGTATCATAATTGAGCGTAATAGTATTGCTCAGAATAGGTTAGCATTAAAACAGATTGAGGCGATAATCAGAGAATATGCCGGAGCAAGAGAGTATGAGAAGGCACTTGGATGGAGTGAGCGGTTAATAGCACAAGATCCTTTGCATCCACGGGCATATTTATTAAAGGCAGCGATTTTAGACGAACAAGGGTTGTATGTTCAATCTTTGCAAGTTCTTCGCCAGTCTCTGTATGCAAATCCTGATTATCTTCCTGCCCACCTGGCAATTGCCGGCATCTATTCAAAGATAGGAAAACCAGATCTTGCCAAGCATCACTATAATATCGCAGTTGACATTTTGAATATGATGGATGAGGACAAGGTTTTGGAGGAAACAGAGGGTATCTCTGCGAGCAAAATGAAAGAGATGATACATTTGTTACTAAAAGGATAA
- a CDS encoding chemotaxis protein CheW — protein MTGLFQQPECEDANILLERARCLAEPLGQKEKTGEGLDVLTFWLNGERYCVSMKYVREVTLLRALTTLPGTPDFILGIISIRGRVVSVTDLRVFFNLPRKGLSDYNKIIVLSGEGMEFAILADQVDGVSHQILSHLGPLPETISGIGKDFLEGVFPGPLMLIKTEAVLSHPKLVVRSAQI, from the coding sequence ATGACCGGATTATTTCAGCAGCCCGAATGTGAGGATGCTAATATTTTACTGGAACGAGCCAGATGTCTCGCAGAGCCACTTGGACAAAAAGAAAAAACAGGAGAAGGATTAGATGTACTGACATTCTGGCTCAATGGTGAACGATACTGTGTTTCGATGAAGTATGTCCGGGAAGTTACACTATTACGAGCACTCACAACACTTCCCGGAACTCCTGATTTTATCCTGGGAATTATCAGTATACGTGGCAGGGTTGTTTCAGTAACAGATTTACGTGTTTTTTTTAATCTGCCAAGAAAAGGCCTATCTGATTATAATAAAATTATTGTGTTATCCGGAGAGGGTATGGAATTTGCTATACTTGCAGACCAGGTAGATGGCGTCTCACATCAAATCCTCTCTCATCTTGGTCCTTTACCTGAAACAATTAGTGGAATCGGCAAAGATTTTCTTGAAGGTGTTTTTCCAGGACCTTTGATGTTAATTAAAACCGAAGCTGTACTGAGTCATCCTAAATTGGTGGTACGAAGTGCTCAGATATGA
- a CDS encoding methyl-accepting chemotaxis protein, producing the protein MSIISQLDNIKIGKKLIGGFFFVIVLMSLVVVACFLSVDRLSMEMDQLYSEQTVPLMQTGNMESSLHSIRALVFRSLSIPEEREQDFGRVNTEISNVESIIADFKDIPLSDEQKNILNTFEDQWIRYKSAALSVFELEKSGKEKDAILSVMNGGEHAEARRATESTFSALKDSLISDAQRTIHNSSNETKTLALIMFTLGAGVIILSIIIAFILTRNITRPLDELIEVATRIGHGDSSARIVFHRKDEIGLLGESVNDMSKNIAHMATDAHSLTDAAVRGELSYRAHADDHEGDYKKIISGINATLDAYLKPMKITASFIDEIAHGEIPQPLDSPFSGSFEEIRINLNNLVTVLNKRNTEIELLIENGIAGNLDYRVNVSEYTGYSRNMFEGINKMLDSIIGPLNVAAEYVERISHGDVPARISDEYHGDFNEIKNNLNQCIDAINYLIEDAGMLTQAAIDGRLETRADAARHMGDFRRIVEGVNSTLDAVIEPIHEVMRISGEYANGNFTARVDETLHVKGEYITLKDALNRIGIELSRMMTVINEELYQGVNVLSSASTEILSVTAQLSSSTAETASAVNETSATVEEVRKTTEVTNQKAKNVAEKSQAVNQVVKNGQTSVEEIITGMNHINQQMESIASNVIRLSEQSQAIGEIIVSVTDIAEQSNLLAVNASIEAAKAGEFGKGFGVVALEIKSLAEQSKQATTNIRNILTDIQRGISSTVISTEQGTKTVAVGMKLTKDAQEAIVVLSQSIADTARAGVQITASSQEQVVGMDQISIAMENIRTAAQNNLEVTRQVEKTARDLHDLGNSLKEITERFRV; encoded by the coding sequence ATGAGTATTATTTCACAATTAGATAATATAAAAATTGGAAAAAAGTTAATTGGCGGATTTTTTTTTGTTATTGTCCTGATGTCTCTGGTAGTTGTTGCCTGTTTTTTAAGTGTTGATCGATTATCCATGGAAATGGATCAGCTCTATTCAGAGCAAACAGTACCTCTGATGCAGACTGGGAATATGGAATCTTCTTTACATTCTATTCGTGCACTTGTTTTTCGTTCACTCTCTATCCCTGAAGAGCGTGAACAGGATTTTGGTCGGGTAAATACAGAAATATCAAATGTAGAATCAATAATTGCAGATTTTAAAGATATCCCACTTAGTGATGAGCAAAAGAATATTCTCAATACATTTGAAGATCAGTGGATTCGGTATAAATCTGCCGCTCTTTCGGTATTTGAGCTTGAAAAAAGTGGAAAAGAGAAAGATGCCATATTATCTGTTATGAATGGTGGTGAACATGCTGAGGCACGACGGGCGACAGAATCAACATTTTCAGCCTTGAAAGATTCACTTATTTCTGATGCACAAAGAACTATTCATAATAGTTCAAATGAGACGAAAACTCTTGCTCTAATCATGTTTACTCTCGGAGCCGGGGTAATTATTCTTTCAATAATTATTGCATTTATCCTGACCAGGAATATTACACGACCTCTTGATGAGCTCATTGAGGTTGCAACACGAATTGGACATGGAGATAGTTCCGCTCGAATTGTTTTTCATCGGAAAGATGAGATCGGATTACTTGGAGAATCTGTCAATGATATGAGTAAAAATATCGCTCATATGGCTACTGATGCTCATTCTCTCACTGATGCAGCGGTAAGGGGAGAATTGTCTTACCGGGCTCATGCTGATGATCATGAAGGTGATTATAAAAAGATTATTTCTGGTATTAATGCAACCCTTGATGCCTATCTCAAACCGATGAAAATCACTGCATCCTTTATTGATGAAATAGCTCATGGGGAGATCCCTCAACCTCTTGATTCACCGTTTTCCGGTTCATTTGAAGAAATCAGGATTAATCTGAACAATCTTGTCACTGTTCTGAATAAAAGAAATACTGAAATTGAATTGTTAATTGAAAATGGAATTGCCGGCAATCTTGATTATCGGGTTAATGTATCTGAATATACCGGATATAGCCGGAATATGTTTGAAGGCATTAATAAGATGCTCGATTCAATCATTGGCCCGTTAAATGTAGCAGCAGAATATGTAGAACGAATCTCACATGGTGATGTTCCAGCCCGGATATCTGATGAATATCATGGTGATTTTAATGAAATTAAAAATAATCTGAATCAATGTATAGATGCTATCAATTATCTGATTGAAGATGCCGGGATGCTGACACAGGCAGCAATTGATGGAAGACTTGAGACCCGTGCTGACGCTGCCCGACATATGGGCGATTTCAGAAGAATAGTTGAAGGGGTCAATTCCACCCTTGATGCTGTAATTGAGCCGATACATGAAGTTATGAGGATTTCCGGAGAATATGCAAATGGAAATTTCACTGCACGGGTGGATGAAACCCTGCATGTGAAAGGAGAATATATCACATTAAAGGATGCCCTCAACCGGATTGGAATAGAACTTTCCAGGATGATGACTGTCATCAATGAAGAGTTATATCAGGGCGTGAATGTCCTTTCATCTGCATCCACAGAAATTTTATCCGTTACAGCTCAGTTGTCCTCCAGTACAGCAGAAACAGCATCAGCCGTGAATGAGACCTCTGCTACGGTAGAAGAAGTCAGGAAAACCACTGAAGTGACCAACCAGAAAGCGAAAAATGTTGCTGAAAAGTCCCAGGCAGTTAATCAGGTGGTGAAAAACGGTCAGACATCTGTTGAAGAGATAATTACCGGAATGAATCACATCAATCAGCAGATGGAATCCATTGCATCGAATGTAATCCGTCTTTCTGAACAAAGTCAGGCTATTGGGGAGATCATCGTCAGTGTGACTGACATTGCAGAACAGTCCAATCTGTTAGCTGTCAATGCCTCTATCGAAGCTGCAAAAGCAGGTGAATTTGGGAAAGGATTTGGTGTGGTTGCACTAGAAATTAAAAGTCTTGCTGAGCAGTCAAAACAGGCGACAACGAATATCCGGAATATTTTAACTGACATTCAACGAGGAATCAGTTCTACTGTGATATCAACAGAGCAGGGAACAAAGACTGTGGCAGTCGGGATGAAACTGACAAAAGATGCTCAGGAGGCGATAGTTGTTCTTTCCCAGAGTATTGCAGATACCGCCAGGGCAGGTGTTCAGATTACTGCTTCTAGCCAGGAACAGGTCGTTGGTATGGACCAGATATCCATCGCAATGGAAAATATCCGGACTGCTGCCCAGAATAATCTGGAAGTAACCAGACAGGTGGAGAAGACTGCACGGGATCTTCATGATCTTGGAAATAGTCTGAAAGAAATTACCGAACGATTCAGGGTATAA